A single Brienomyrus brachyistius isolate T26 chromosome 11, BBRACH_0.4, whole genome shotgun sequence DNA region contains:
- the LOC125752040 gene encoding amyloid-beta A4 precursor protein-binding family A member 2-like isoform X1: MMSQKVPKERLMAEIRGWKEQLTTLMNSLPLTLQSSVDTIAHISLSTPAARWISPVSQNLAAVKRSVPMDLYKRELKIASHEARENIENFLLCFEKLARTWRWPEREWARRLTPLLTGKELEAYASVGEDAACSYSDLKEALLPTFSSSPETYRLRFRFMVTPDNETPKETYHRLKELYQQWMKPDQRSKEDIGEVIILEQLLRILPAVTRTWMKEHQPTNGLEAAELAQQYLEARRSSTHFRPQDRGERQCQACEQPAMAHRKPTSTSSSMAEPRARACSAAFPNKERAEGAQAPPHSYSGPQGPGLTDSRPATPEGACGDCPAHPDSMDGDSSSDYVNNTSDEEDEEEDYDEGLPEEDEAVTYYIRYCPEDDSYLEGVDCGDGNYASTHPGPPADTDECQEAVEEWAGQEPLERDPGTHGYEGSLEPDLQCQELPRDVGEGEEDVEGSEGYCPNEEEDEGEGGCYTGDYYAPTDNGNAVPDEAEEDIDQIVAEIKMSMSVGSLSSGTEPSPEEPPPPPEPAPRTLHCHEGRPRSLNLPPARHNPEPPRGFSGRARTPDDRAQWAQEQVSNSAEQPRKQQRSDLNGPLENNNVPEQTKKTTFPNFVDVPGPCEPEDLIDGIIFAANYLGSTQLLSERNPSKNIRMMQAQEAVSRVKSLEGDGQTLTEVDLFISTQRIKVLNADSQETMMDNALRTISYIADIGNIVVLMARRRVPRTASQDCIETTPGGSEGKKQYKMICHVFESEDAQLIAQSIGQAFSVAYQEFLRANGINPEDLSQKEYSDIINTQEMYNDDLIHFSNSENCKELQLEKQKGEILGVVIVESGWGSILPTVILANMMNGGPAARSGKLSIGDQIMSVNKTSLVGLPLATCQGIIKGLKNQTQVKLNIVSCPPVTTVLIKRPDLKYQLGFSVQNGIICSLMRGGIAERGGVRVGHRIIEINGQSVVATAHEKIVQALSNSVGEIHMKTMPAAMFRLLTGQETPMYI, from the exons ATGATGTCACAGAAGGTACCGAAAGAGAGATTGATGGCAGAAATTAGAGGTTGGAAAGAACAGCTGACAACCTTGATGAACTCTCTTCCACTGACGCTTCAGAGCTCTGTCGATACCATTGCACATATAAGCTTATCTACTCCAGCAGCCAGATGGATTTCTCCAGTATCACAGAATCTAGCTGCTGTCAAACGCTCAGTACCAATGGACTTGTACAAGAGAGAGCTTAAAATTGCATCACATGAAGCCAGGGAAAATATTGAGAATTTTTTGCTGTGCTTTGAGAAGTTGGCACGGACTTGGCGTTGGCCAGAAAGAGAATGGGCACGTCGGCTGACTCCTTTACTGACTGGCAAAGAGCTGGAGGCCTACGCATCAGTGGGTGAGGATGCAGCCTGTAGTTATTCAGATCTAAAGGAAGCACTGTTGCCTACGTTTAGTAGTTCACCAGAAACGTATAGGCTACGTTTCCGGTTCATGGTGACGCCTGATAATGAAACTCCTAAAGAAACCTATCATCGCCTTAAAGAATTATATCAGCAATGGATGAAGCCAGATCAACGTAGCAAGGAGGACATTGGAGAAGTCATCATCCTGGAACAGCTTCTTCGCATACTTCCTGCAGTAACCCGGACATGGATGAAGGAGCATCAACCTACAAATGGTTTGGAAGCAGCCGAGTTGGCACAGCAGTACCTGGAGGCCAGAAGAAGCTCAACACATTTCAGACCACAG GATCGGGGTGAGCGGCAATGCCAGGCGTGTGAGCAGCCAGCCATGGCGCACAGGAAGCCGACGAGTACCAGCAGCAGCATGGCGGAGCCCCGCGCCCGGGCCTGTTCCGCGGCTTTCCCTAACAAggagcgggcagagggagcccaGGCCCCTCCGCATTCCTACAGCGGCCCTCAGGGGCCTGGGCTGACAGACAGCAGGCCGGCCACCCCCGAGGGCGCGTGTGGTGACTGCCCTGCCCACCCCGACAGCATGGATGGGGACTCCAGCTCCGACTATGTCAACAACACATCTGACGAGGAAGACGAGGAGGAAGACTACGATGAGGGCTTGCCCGAAGAGGATGAGGCCGTGACGTACTACATCCGTTACTGCCCCGAGGACGACAGCTACCTGGAGGGGGTGGATTGCGGTGACGGCAACTATGCCTCCACCCACCCAGGGCCGCCGGCCGACACTGACGAGTGCCAGGAGGCGGTGGAGGAGTGGGCGGGGCAGGAGCCACTGGAACGGGACCCGGGCACGCATGGATACGAAGGCAGCCTGGAGCCGGACCTCCAGTGCCAGGAACTGCCGAGGGATGTAGGtgagggagaggaggacgtTGAGGGGAGTGAAGGATACTGTCCCAACGAGGAGGAAGATGAGGGCGAGGGCGGCTGCTACACGGGAGACTACTATGCCCCCACGGACAACGGGAACGCCGTGCCGGACGAGGCCGAGGAGGACATTGACCAGATAGTAGCAGAGATCAAGATGAGCATGAGCGTGGGAAGCCTGAGTAGCGGTACTGAGCCCAGCCCGGAGGAGCCGCCCCCGCCCCCTGAGCCGGCGCCCCGCACCCTGCACTGCCACGAGGGCCGTCCCCGCTCCCTCAACCTCCCCCCGGCACGGCACAACCCTGAGCCTCCGAGAGGATTCAGTGGCCGGGCACGCACCCCGGACGATAGGGCTCAGTGGGCACAGGAGCAG GTATCTAATAGTGCAGAGCAGCCCAGAAAACAGCAGCGTTCAGACCTCAATGGGCCTCTGGAGAACAACAATGTCCCTGAG CAAACGAAGAAGACGACGTTCCCCAACTTTGTGGACG TCCCTGGGCCCTGTGAGCCCGAGGACCTCATCGATGGCATCATCTTCGCTGCCAACTACCTGGGCTCCACCCAGCTGCTCTCAGAGCGAAACCCGTCCAAAAACATTCGTATGATGCAGGCGCAGGAGGCCGTGAGCCGGGTGAAG agcttggaaggtgatggcCAGACCCTCACGGAGGTGGACCTCTTTATCTCCACACAGAGGATCAAGGTGCTGAACGCCGACTCACAG GAGACGATGATGGACAACGCCCTGCGCACCATCTCCTACATCGCGGACATCGGGAACATCGTGGTGCTGATGGCGCGCCGGCGCGTGCCCCGCACCGCCTCGCAGGACTGCATCGAGACCACGCCTGGCGGCAGCGAGGGCAAGAAGCAGTACAAGATGATCTGTCACGTGTTCGAGTCGGAGGAT gctcAGCTCATCGCCCAGTCCATAGGACAGGCATTCAGCGTGGCTTACCAAGAGTTCCTCAGAGCCAATGGCATCAACCCAGAAGATCTGAGTCAGAAGGAGTACAGCGACATCATAAACACGCAGGAGATGTACAACGACGACCTCATCCACTTCTCCAATTCGGAAAACTGCAAAGAG CTGCAGCTGGAGAAGCAGAAGGGTGAGATCCTGGGCGTGGTGATCGTCGAGTCCGGTTGGGGCTCCATCCTGCCCACCGTCATCCTGGCCAACATGATGAACGGCGGCCCGGCCGCCCGCTCCGGCAAGCTCAGCATCGGCGACCAGATCATGTCCGTCAACAAGACCAGCCTGGTGGGCCTGCCGCTCGCCACCTGCCAGGGCATCATCAAG GGCTTGAAGAACCAGACTCAGGTGAAGTTAAACATCGTAAGCTGCCCCCCTGTCACCACTGTCCTCATCAAGCGTCCCGACCTCAAGTACCAGCTGGGCTTCAGCGTGCAGAATGGCATC ATCTGCAGCCTCATGCGTGGAGGCATCGCGGAGCGAGGAGGGGTCCGTGTCGGCCATCGCATCATCGAGATCAACGGCCAGAGTGTGGTGGCCACAGCCCACGAGAAGATCGTCCAGGCGCTGTCCAACTCTGTCGGCGAG ATCCACATGAAGACCATGCCAGCAGCC
- the LOC125752040 gene encoding amyloid-beta A4 precursor protein-binding family A member 2-like isoform X2, which produces MAHRKPTSTSSSMAEPRARACSAAFPNKERAEGAQAPPHSYSGPQGPGLTDSRPATPEGACGDCPAHPDSMDGDSSSDYVNNTSDEEDEEEDYDEGLPEEDEAVTYYIRYCPEDDSYLEGVDCGDGNYASTHPGPPADTDECQEAVEEWAGQEPLERDPGTHGYEGSLEPDLQCQELPRDVGEGEEDVEGSEGYCPNEEEDEGEGGCYTGDYYAPTDNGNAVPDEAEEDIDQIVAEIKMSMSVGSLSSGTEPSPEEPPPPPEPAPRTLHCHEGRPRSLNLPPARHNPEPPRGFSGRARTPDDRAQWAQEQVSNSAEQPRKQQRSDLNGPLENNNVPEQTKKTTFPNFVDVPGPCEPEDLIDGIIFAANYLGSTQLLSERNPSKNIRMMQAQEAVSRVKRVQKAAKIKKKVSLEGDGQTLTEVDLFISTQRIKVLNADSQETMMDNALRTISYIADIGNIVVLMARRRVPRTASQDCIETTPGGSEGKKQYKMICHVFESEDAQLIAQSIGQAFSVAYQEFLRANGINPEDLSQKEYSDIINTQEMYNDDLIHFSNSENCKELQLEKQKGEILGVVIVESGWGSILPTVILANMMNGGPAARSGKLSIGDQIMSVNKTSLVGLPLATCQGIIKGLKNQTQVKLNIVSCPPVTTVLIKRPDLKYQLGFSVQNGIICSLMRGGIAERGGVRVGHRIIEINGQSVVATAHEKIVQALSNSVGEIHMKTMPAAMFRLLTGQETPMYI; this is translated from the exons ATGGCGCACAGGAAGCCGACGAGTACCAGCAGCAGCATGGCGGAGCCCCGCGCCCGGGCCTGTTCCGCGGCTTTCCCTAACAAggagcgggcagagggagcccaGGCCCCTCCGCATTCCTACAGCGGCCCTCAGGGGCCTGGGCTGACAGACAGCAGGCCGGCCACCCCCGAGGGCGCGTGTGGTGACTGCCCTGCCCACCCCGACAGCATGGATGGGGACTCCAGCTCCGACTATGTCAACAACACATCTGACGAGGAAGACGAGGAGGAAGACTACGATGAGGGCTTGCCCGAAGAGGATGAGGCCGTGACGTACTACATCCGTTACTGCCCCGAGGACGACAGCTACCTGGAGGGGGTGGATTGCGGTGACGGCAACTATGCCTCCACCCACCCAGGGCCGCCGGCCGACACTGACGAGTGCCAGGAGGCGGTGGAGGAGTGGGCGGGGCAGGAGCCACTGGAACGGGACCCGGGCACGCATGGATACGAAGGCAGCCTGGAGCCGGACCTCCAGTGCCAGGAACTGCCGAGGGATGTAGGtgagggagaggaggacgtTGAGGGGAGTGAAGGATACTGTCCCAACGAGGAGGAAGATGAGGGCGAGGGCGGCTGCTACACGGGAGACTACTATGCCCCCACGGACAACGGGAACGCCGTGCCGGACGAGGCCGAGGAGGACATTGACCAGATAGTAGCAGAGATCAAGATGAGCATGAGCGTGGGAAGCCTGAGTAGCGGTACTGAGCCCAGCCCGGAGGAGCCGCCCCCGCCCCCTGAGCCGGCGCCCCGCACCCTGCACTGCCACGAGGGCCGTCCCCGCTCCCTCAACCTCCCCCCGGCACGGCACAACCCTGAGCCTCCGAGAGGATTCAGTGGCCGGGCACGCACCCCGGACGATAGGGCTCAGTGGGCACAGGAGCAG GTATCTAATAGTGCAGAGCAGCCCAGAAAACAGCAGCGTTCAGACCTCAATGGGCCTCTGGAGAACAACAATGTCCCTGAG CAAACGAAGAAGACGACGTTCCCCAACTTTGTGGACG TCCCTGGGCCCTGTGAGCCCGAGGACCTCATCGATGGCATCATCTTCGCTGCCAACTACCTGGGCTCCACCCAGCTGCTCTCAGAGCGAAACCCGTCCAAAAACATTCGTATGATGCAGGCGCAGGAGGCCGTGAGCCGGGTGAAG AGGGTTCAGAAGGCTGCCAAAATCAAGAAGAAGGTG agcttggaaggtgatggcCAGACCCTCACGGAGGTGGACCTCTTTATCTCCACACAGAGGATCAAGGTGCTGAACGCCGACTCACAG GAGACGATGATGGACAACGCCCTGCGCACCATCTCCTACATCGCGGACATCGGGAACATCGTGGTGCTGATGGCGCGCCGGCGCGTGCCCCGCACCGCCTCGCAGGACTGCATCGAGACCACGCCTGGCGGCAGCGAGGGCAAGAAGCAGTACAAGATGATCTGTCACGTGTTCGAGTCGGAGGAT gctcAGCTCATCGCCCAGTCCATAGGACAGGCATTCAGCGTGGCTTACCAAGAGTTCCTCAGAGCCAATGGCATCAACCCAGAAGATCTGAGTCAGAAGGAGTACAGCGACATCATAAACACGCAGGAGATGTACAACGACGACCTCATCCACTTCTCCAATTCGGAAAACTGCAAAGAG CTGCAGCTGGAGAAGCAGAAGGGTGAGATCCTGGGCGTGGTGATCGTCGAGTCCGGTTGGGGCTCCATCCTGCCCACCGTCATCCTGGCCAACATGATGAACGGCGGCCCGGCCGCCCGCTCCGGCAAGCTCAGCATCGGCGACCAGATCATGTCCGTCAACAAGACCAGCCTGGTGGGCCTGCCGCTCGCCACCTGCCAGGGCATCATCAAG GGCTTGAAGAACCAGACTCAGGTGAAGTTAAACATCGTAAGCTGCCCCCCTGTCACCACTGTCCTCATCAAGCGTCCCGACCTCAAGTACCAGCTGGGCTTCAGCGTGCAGAATGGCATC ATCTGCAGCCTCATGCGTGGAGGCATCGCGGAGCGAGGAGGGGTCCGTGTCGGCCATCGCATCATCGAGATCAACGGCCAGAGTGTGGTGGCCACAGCCCACGAGAAGATCGTCCAGGCGCTGTCCAACTCTGTCGGCGAG ATCCACATGAAGACCATGCCAGCAGCC